One Baekduia alba genomic window, GTCGAGCGGCAGCCGCGGCCCGCGCGCCACGCCGCCGCGCAGCCCGACCGCGTCCATCGCGCCCTTGAAGTATTGGACCAGGTGCGGCGTCATGTCCAACCGCGTCAGCGGGAGCAACCGCGTGTACAACGTCCGCGCCTCGGCGAGCTGGCCGGCCTCGACCAACCGCGCCAGCTCGACGCACTCGGCCGGCGCGACGTTCGCGACGCCTGACACCCAACCGGCGGCGCCCGCCGCGTAGCCCTCCAGCGCCCAGTCGTCGCCCCCGACCAGGATCTCCAGCTCGGTGCGGCCGAGCAGCTCGGCGATGCGCCGCGCGTCGCCCGAGCACTCCTTGACGGCGACGATGCCCGGGACCTCGGCCGCGACCTCCTCGATGACCTGGGGCGAGAGGTCGACGCCCGACGCGCCCGGGTTGTTGTAGAGCATGATCGGGAGGTCGCCGGTGGCGGCGTCGACGGCCTGGTAGAAGGCCACCATCTCGTCGTGCGTGCCGGGGTAGTGCAGCGGCGGCAGGCACATGACGGCGCCGGCGCCCACGGCCGCGGCCGCGCGCGCGTTGGCGACGGCGGCGGCCGTCGACCCGGCCGAGACGCCCACGACGACGAACGCCGACGCCGCAGCGGCGACCTCCACGCACGTCTCCACCACCAGCCGTCGCTCCGCGTCGCTGAGCTGGCCCGCCTCGCCCATCGTGCCGGTGGCGACGACGCCGGTGCAGCCGGCCTCGAACAACCCCTTCAGGTTGCCCTTCAACGCCTCCACATCAACTTGGTCGTCGGCGGTGAACGGGGTGACGGCGGCGGGGATGATCCCGGGGAAGCGCATGGTGGTGGTCTCCTGGTGTCGCTAGTCGAGCGCCATGAAGCGGCGCGCGCGGTCGATGTGCTGGGCGGTGTGGGTGCGGGCCGCGGCCGCGTCGCCGTCCGCGATCGCGGCGGCGATGAGCCGGTGCTCGGCGAGCTGCAGGGTGGTGCGGCCGGGGACGGCGGTGGACTCGTCACGCAGCTGCCGCCACAGCGGCTGGTCCATCAACGAGGCCAGGTGGTCGGCGACGGCCAGGATCACGGGGTTGCCGGTCGCGACCGCGAGCTGGCGGTGGAACGCGCGGTCGGCGTCGCTCCAGCGGCGGCGCTGCTCGGCGTCCGACGGGTCGGCGCTCTGCTCCATGGCCGCCAGCAGCTCGTCGATGATCGGATCGGAACCCGGACCACGTGCCGCGGCCAGCGCCGCGATCTCCGGCTCGAACGCGCGGCGCGCCGCGAGCAGCGCGTCGGGCCCGGCGTCGGCGGGCAGCGCGAGCCCCACCGGCAGGGCGTCGGAGGCCGCGAGCCGCTCCGCCGCGTCGTCGGTGATGAACGACCCGGCGCCCGGCCGCGTCTCGACGATCCCGCGCACGGCCAGGGCGCCGAGCGCCTCGCGCACCGACGCGCGGCCGACGCCGAGCGTCGCCGCGAGGTCGCGCTCGCCGGGGAGTCGCGCGCCCGGCCGCAGCGTGCCGCGGCGCAGGTCCTCCACGAGCCGATCGGCGACCTGCTCGTAGCGCTGGCGCACCGCCAACCGGTCCGAACCACTTGTCAGAATTGGTCCTGTAGTCAAACCAGTGGTAGCGTAGCCGTCATGAGCGCGACGATCAAGGCCGTCGATCCACGGACCGGGATCGGGATCGCCGAGTACCCCGAGGCGACGCGGGACGACGTGGATGCCGCGGTCGCCGCCGCGACCAGCGCCGCGACCGACCCGGCGCTCGCCGATCCCGCCCGGCGCGCGGCGCTGCTGCGCGCCATCGCGCAACGCCTCCAACAACGCGAGGACCAGATCGTCGCCCTCGCCGGCAGCGAGTCCGGCCTGCCGCCCGCCCGGCTCCAGGGCGAGCTCGCGCGCACGACCGGCCAGCTGCGTGCGTTCGCCGACGTCCTCGACCGCGGCGCCCACCTCGACGCGATCATCGACACCGCCGACCCGGCGGCCACGCCGCCGCGGCCCGACATCCGGCGCACGACGGTCCCGATCGGCCCGGTGGCGGTCTTCGGGGCCTCGAACTTCCCGCTGGCGTTCAGCACCGCCGGCGGCGACACGGCGTCGGCGCTGGCCGCCGGCTGCCCGGTCGTCGTCAAGGGCCACCCGGCGCATCCGGGCACGAGCACGCTCGTGGCCGGCGAGATCGCGGCGGCGGTCGCCGACGCCGGCCTCCCGGAGGGCACGTTCGGCCACGTCCTCGCCGCCGACCACGCGATCGGCGGCGCGCTCGTCGACCACCCCGACGTCCGCGCCGTCGCGTTCACCGGCAGCGGGGCCGGGGGCCGCGCGCTGATGGACCGCGCCGCCGCGCGCCCCGTCCCGATCCCGGTCTTCGCCGAGATGGGGTCCTTGAACCCGGTCGTCGTGACCGAGGCCGCGATCGACGCCCGGACCGACGCGATCGTCGCGGCGCTGACCGGCGCGATCGCCAACTTCGGCGGGCAGCTGTGCACGAAGCCGGGGCTGGTGTTGGTGCCGGAGGGCGACGCCGGCAGCGCCTTCACCGACGCGTTGGCCGCCGCGATCGGTGCGCGCGAGCGGGAGGTGCTGCTCGCCCAGCCGGTCCGCGACGGCCTCGGCCGCGGCCTGCAGGCGCTCGAGTCCGCGCCGGGCGTCGCCAAGCTCACCGACGCCGAGGCGATCGACCGCGGCGCGGGCTTCCACGCGCGGCCGTCGCTCTATCGCGCGGCGGCCGGCGACCTCGGCACGGTCGGCACGCTCGGCGAGGAGCACTTCGGCCCGGCCGCCGTCGTGTTGACCTACACGTCGATCGAGGACGCGGCCGCCGCGCTCGTCCGCGCCGGCGGCCAGCTCACGGCCACCGTCCACGCGCAGCCGCAAGACCACCAACAGCTCCAGCCGCTGATCGACGCGGCCGCCCGCGTCGCCGGCCGCGTCGTCTTCGACGGCGTCCCGACCGGCGTCGCCGTCACCTGGGGCATGCACCACGGCGGCCCGTACCCCGCGGCCTCGGACGGCGGCGCGCACACCTCGGTCGGCATGACGGCGCTGCGCCGCTTCCAGCGCCCGGTCGCCTTCCAGGACGCGCCGCAGGAGCTGCTGCCGCCGGAGCTGCGCGACGGCAACCCCATGCGGATCGTCCGCCGCGTGGACGGCGTGCTCGAGACCTAGTCCTAGTCCTCGTCGTTGAGGTGCGTCGTGTCGTTGAAGCTGCGCAGCAGCCAGCGGCCGTCGCCGAAGACCACGAGGCGCGAGATCGACGTGTTCTCGGCGTGGATGAACGCCAGCGGCGGCGCGCCGGTCGCCTGCCGGGCCAGCTCGCCGATCACGCCGCCGTGGACCACGGCGGCGGCGACGCGGCCGGGGCCGGTGCCGTCGACGACCTTGTTGATGCCCTTGCGCACGCGCTCCGCGAACGCCTCGGCCGGCTCCGCCCCGGGGATGACGTCCCAGCGCTGCTCCTCGAAGATCGTGCGCACCAGCGGGTCGCCCTTCGCGGTCCGGACGCGCAGCTCGCCGCCTTCCCACTCGCCAAGGCGCACCTCTGAGAGCTCCGGGACGACGGTCGGCGCCAAGGTGGTGGCCTCGATCAGCGGCCGCGCGGTCTGGGCGGTGCGCTGCAGCGAGGTGACGAACAACGTGTCCGGAGGACGCCTGGCCAGGCGGGCGCCGACGAGCCGCGCCTGCTGCTCGCCGATCGGCGACAGCGCGGGGTTCGCGTGGCCTTCGAGGAGCTCGAACGGCTCGCCGGGAACGGCGTCCTGGGAGGCGCCGTGGCGCACCAGGAGCACCTCGGTGGCGTCGTCGGGAAGGGTCCAGGCCCGCTGCGGGTAGCGCTCGCTCACCGACGGGACCTTGCCAGAAGGTCGGATTGCAGGGCTGCGACGCGGCGTGTACTGTCCGGCGCGTTCAAGCGATGGTGCGGGAAGTCGGTGAGAGTCCGACGCGGTCGCGCCACTGTGACCGGAGGTCTTCCGAGGAAGGCACTCCGGCAAGCCAGGAACTTGACCCGGCCATCGCATACAACCCCTTACGTCGGGACGCGCTTATCCCGAGGAGGTTCGTTTCGTTGGTCGACCCTGAAGCACCCCGTTCGCGCCTCGTGGCGTGAGCCTCCGGGTCCTCTTCATCTGCCACGCGGCGACGGCTGACACACGCCGTGCCGTGTTCGGCGGCGACGGTCCGCTGCTCGACGGCGCGTCGCGGCGTGTCGCCGACCTGGCGGCGCACCTCCCGCGGGCGCGCTCGGTCCTACGCAGCGGTGCGACCTGCTGCGCCGAGACGGCGGACGCGCTGGGCCTCGGCGAGGTCGCGGTCGTGTCGAGCGCCGTGGGTGACTGGGACTTCGGGGCCTGGCGCGGCCGGCCGCTGGCGGAGGTGGAGGTCGCGGACCCCGACGGCGTCGTCGCCTGGCGCGCCGACCCGGCACGGGCGCCACACGGCGGCGAGACGCTTGTTGATGTTCTTGGTCGGGTCCGCGCGTGGCTCGACGGGCTGGAGGGCGAGGGCACCCGCACGGTCGTCACGCACGCCTCGGTGATCCGCGCCGCGGTGGTCTGCGGCCTGGAGGTGCCCGAGGAGGCGTTCTGGACGATCGACGTCGCGCCCACGTCGGTGACCGAGCTGCGCCGCCGCGGCACTCGCTGGCGCGTGGCCCGGATCAACTGGGAGCCGGCGCTGTTCCGCGACCCGCGCCCGACGGCGCGGCGGACGCCGGTGGAGGCGACGCGATGAGCGAGACCACGACCGCCGCAGTCGCGCCCGCCGTCGCGCCCTTCGCCGGCGCGCGGCTCGCGATCGCGTTCCTCACCATCGTCCCCACCGGCCGCGTCGAGGGTCTCGGCGCGGCCTGGCTCTCCCGCGCGGCGCCGTGGTTCCCGGTCGTCGGCGCGCTCGTCGGCGGCGTCGCCGCCGGCGCCTGCGCGCTCGCCGACGCCGCCGGCGTCTCGCCGGCGGTCGCCGGCGCGCTCGCGATCGTCGCGGCCATCGTCTTCACCCGAGGCCTGCACGAGGACGGCCTCGCGGACACCGCCGACGGCCTCGGCGTCCACGGCACTCGCGAGCGGCGGCTCGCGGCCATGAAGGACTCGGCCGTCGGCGCGCACGGCGCGCTGGCGATGGCGTGCGCGCTGCTCGTCGCGGCCCTCGCGCTCGCCGCGCTCGACGCCGCACACGCCGCCCGTGCCCTGGTCGCCGCGCACGTCGCGTCGCGCGCCGCGATGGTCGTCGCCGCCGCGGCGCTGCCCAACGCCCGCGCCGGCGCCGGCCTCGGCCGCAGCCTCGCCGTCGCGCCGCGGGCCGCGGTCGTCGCGACGGCGCTGGCCGCCGCGACCTTCGTCGTCGCCGGCGCTCCCGCGGCGCTCGGCGCCGCCGCGGTCGCGCTGCTCGCCGCCCTCGCCGTCCAGGTCCGCGCCTTCGGCGGTCGCACCGGCGACACGCTCGGCGCGACCGGCAAGGTGGTCGAGGTCGCGGTCCTCGTCGCCCTCTCCGGAGCGTGGTCGTGACCGGCGGCGCGCTCCTGGTCTGTGGCACGGCGTCGGACGCCGGCAAGTCGCTCGTGACCGCCGGCATCTGCCGGTCGCTGGCCCGGCGCGGCGTCCGCGTCGCGCCGTTCAAGGCCCAGAACATGGCCAACAACTCGGCCGTGACCGCCTCCGGCGCGGAGATCGGGCGCGCCCAGGCGATGCAGGCGGCCGCCTGCGGGATCGAGCCCGAGGCCGCGATGAACCCCGTGTTGATCAAGCCGGCGGGGGAGACGTCGTCGCAGGTCCTGCTCATGGGCAAGCCCTACGCCGACGCGACCGCGCGCTCCTACCAGGAGCTGAAGGCGTCGCTCGAGGCGCCGGTCCTCGCGGCGCTCGACGGGCTGCGCGCGCGCTTCGACGCCGTCATCTGCGAGGGCGCCGGCTCGCCCGCCGAGATCAACCTGCGCGCACGCGACCTCGCCAACATGGGCCTGGCGCGGGCGGCCGACATCCCCGTCCTGCTCGTGGGCGACATCGACCGCGGCGGCGTCTTCGCCTCGCTCGTCGGGACGCTCGCGGTGCTGGACGCCGAGGACCAGCGCCACGTCGCCGGGTTCCTGATCAACAAGTTCCGCGGCGACGCGAGCGTGCTCGCGCCCGGCCTGGAGATGTTGTCCGGGTTGACCGGCCGGCCGACGCTCGGCGTCCTGCCGTGGCGCGAGGGCCTGTGGCTGGACGCGGAGGACTCGCTCGCGCTCGAGGCGCCCGCCCTGGCTCCCGCGCCGCCGATCGGCGCCGACACGCTCGACGTCGTCGTCGTGCGCCTGCGCTGGATGTCGAACTTCACCGACGTCGACGCGCTCGCGGCCGAGCCGGGCGTCGGCGTGCGCTACTCGCGCTCGCCGGTCGACGTCGAGCGCGCCGACCTCGTCGTCGTCCCGGGCACGAAGGCGACGGTCGCCGACCTGGAGCGCCTGCGCCGCGACGGCCTCGACGTCGCGCTGGCGCGCCGCGCCGCGGCGGGCGCGCCGATCCTCGGCATCTGCGGCGGCTACCAGCTGCTGGGGCACCGCATCGAGGACGACGTCGAGTCGCGCTCCGGCGTTGTCAATGGCCTTGGGTTGCTCCCGGTCGACACCGTGTTCGACCCCACCAAGCTGCTGCGCCGCCAGGCTGGAGTCGCGGCCCCGACCTGGCTCGGCGGCGCAGCCGTCTCCGGCTACGAGATCCGCCACGGCCAGCCGCGCCCGCACGCCGGGGGCGCGGCGCCCGGCGAGTCCCTGCTCACCACCGCCGCCGGCGCGCCCGAGGGCTGGGCCCATGGGGCCGTGCTGGGGACGAGCTGGCACGGCCTGCTCGAGGGCGACGCGGTCCGCCGCGCGCTGCTGGCCTGGGTCGCCGGCGAGCGCGGCCGCTCCTGGCTGCCCGGCGACACGCCGTTCGCGGCCGTCCGCGAGCGCCGCCTCGACGTCCTCGGCGACCTCGTCGACGAGCACGTCGACCGCGACGCGCTCGACGCCCTGCTCGCCGGCGGCGTCGTCGACGGCCTTCCGTCCCTCGACCTCCAGAGGACCGCATGCTCCGCGTCCTGAGCCACGCCGACACCGACCTCCTGGCCGTCACGCGCGCGCTGGGCGACCTGCCGGCCGGCTTCCCGGAGGTGCGCGTCGCCAACCCCTCCTCCTTGACCGACCTGGACGACATCCTGGACGGCGCCCGCGTCGTCGTCGTCCGGCTGCTCGGCGGGCGCAGGGCGTGGGAAGACGGCGTCACGGAGCTGCGCCGGCGCGCCACCGGCGAGGGCGACAGGGGCTTCGCGCTCATCCTGCTCGGCGGCGAGCCGCAGCCCGACGCCGAGCTGGCGCAGCTGAGCCACGCGCCCGCCGGCGCGCTCGCGCAGGCCTTCGAGTACCTGCGCCACGGCGGCGTGGGCAACGCCACCAACCTGCTCCGCTTCCTCGCCGACACGTTCCTGCTCGAAGGCCACGGCTTCGAGGATCCGGTGGCGCGGGCGTCGCACGGCGGCTACCAGCCCGCCGGCCTCGACGTCGGCGGCGAGGACGGCGCTCCGCGCATCGCCATCGTCTTCTACCGCTCGCACCTCGCGGCCGGCAACACCGCGTTCGTCGACGCGCTGGCCCGCGCGGTCGCCGACGCCGGCGGCGTCCCGACCTGCGTCTGGGCCCAGTCCTTGCGCCCGGACGTCGATGAGCGCGTCGCGCTGCTGGAGGAGCTGCAAGGCAACGTGGATGCCTTGATCGTCACGGTGCTGGCCTCCGGCGGGTCGACGGCGGCCGACGAGGGCGCCGACGGCTGGCAGGCCGACGCGCTGGCCGCGCTCGGCGTCCCGGTGATCCAGGCGGTCTGCGTGACGCGCTCGCGCGCCGCATGGGCCGAGAGCCCGGCCGGCCTGAGCCCGATGGACGTCGCGATGCAGGTCGCGATCCCGGAGTTCGACGGCCGGCTTCTCGGTGGCGTCGTCTCGTTCAAGGAGCCCCACCCGGACTTCGCCGGCGTCTCGGCCTACGTCCCGGATGCCGAGCGCTGCGCGGCCGTCGCCGGCCTGACCGTCCGGACCGCGCGCCTGCGCTCGCTGGCCGCCGAGCGACGCAAGGTGGTCGTGATGCTCTCCGCGTTCCCGACCAAGCACGCGCGCATCGGCAACGCGGTCGGGCTCGACACGCCCGCGTCGGCGATCGCGTTGTTGGAGGCCATGCGCGCGGCCGGCTACCGGGTCGACGCCATCGCGGCCGACGGCGACGCGCTCATCCACGGGCTGATCGCGGCCGGCGGCTACGACCCCGACCACCTGACCGACGCGCAGCTCGCCGCCGCCGTCGCGCGGCTGCCGGTCGCGCAGTACGAGGAGTGGTTCGCGGCGCTGCCGGAGGATCTCAAGTCCTCCATGATCGACACGTGGGGCCCGCCGCCCGGCACGCAGTGGCGCGACGGCGACGACCTCGTCCTCGCCGGCCTGGACCTCGGCGGCGTCTTCGTCGCGATCCAGCCGCCGCGCGGCTACGGCGAGGGGGTGGGTGGGTCCGATTCGATCTACCACGACCCCGAGCTCGCGCCCTCACACCACTACCTCGCGTGCTACTGGTGGCTGGACCGGGTGTGGGGCGCCGACGCGCTCGTGCACCTCGGCAAGCACGGCACGCTGGAATGGCTGCCGGGCAAGTCGGTGGGGTTGAGCGCGGCGTGCGGGCCGGACGCCGCGCTGGGCACGCTCCCGGTCGTCTACCCGTTCGTGGTCAACGACCCCGGCGAGGGCGTCCAGGCCAAGCGGCGGATGCACGCGACGATCGTCGACCACCTGATCCCGCCGATGGCGCGGGCCGGGACGCACGACGAGCTCGCCGCGCTCGAAGACCACCTGGACGAGTACGCGCGGATGGAGGCCCTCGACCCGTCCAAGCTCCCGGCGCTCGGCGCGCGGATCTGGGAGGCGCTGCTCGCCGCCAACCTGCACAAGGACCTTGGGTTGGACGACGCGGACGCGCCGGCCGACGAGGACGCGATCGGCACGGTGATCGAGCACCTCGACACCTACCTGTGCGAGGTCAAGGACCTCCAGGTGCGCGACGGGCTGCATGTGCTGGGCCTTGCGCCGGAGGGCGAGGCGCTGCGCAACCTCGTCGCCGCGATCATGCGCCTGCCCAACGCGGACGTGCCGGCGCTGCGGCGCGCGATCGGGACGGCGCGCGGCGTCGACGAGCTGGCGCTGATCGAGGCGGGCGACCGCGTCGCGCTGGATCGCCTGGACGCCGCGCAGGACATGGTGCTGGACGCGCTGTCGGCGCGCGGGTGGGACGTGGACGCGCTGGCCGAGGTCGCGCGCAACGTGCTCGACACCGACGCGCCGGACGTCCTGCACGCGCTGCGCTTCGCCGCGGCCGACCTCGTGCCGCGCCTGCGCGCGTCGACCCGCGAGATCGACGCGGTGCTCGCGGCGCTGGACGGCGAGTACGTGCCGGCCGGGCCGAGCGGCTCCCCGACGCGCGGCCGCGTCGACGTCCTGCCCACCGGCCGCAACTTCTACGGCGTCGACCCGAAGGCGCTGCCCTCGCAGCTGTCCTGGGACGTCGGCGTCCGGCTCGGCGACGCGCTCCTGCAGCGCCACGTCGCGGAGGACGGCCGCCATCCCGAGACCGTGGGGATCGTCGCCTGGGGCACGGCCGCCATGCGCACGCACGGCGACGACGTCGCCGAGATCCTGCACCTGCTGGGCGTGCGGCCGGTGTGGAACCCGGACACGCGGCGGGTCACCGGGGTCGAGGTGGTGTCCTTGGAGGAGCTCGGGCGCCCGCGGATCGACGTGGTGGTGCGGATCTCCGGCTTCTTCCGCGACGCGTTCCCGCACCTGGTGTCCTTGATCGACGACGCCGTCAGCACCGTCGCGGCGCTGGACGAGGGCGACGACGACAACTACGTGCGCAAGCACACGCGCGGCGACGCCGCGCGCCTGGCGGACGAGCTCGGCGAGAGGGGCGCGTGGCGGCGCTCGACCGCGCGCGTCTTCGGGTCGCGTCCGGGGTCCTACGGCGCCGGGCTGTTGGAGCTGATCGACGCGCGCAACTGGCGCGACGACGCCGACCTGGCCGCCGTCTACGAGGCGTGGGGCGGCTACGCCTACGGCGCCGGGCTGGACGGCGTGGAGGCGCGCGGCGCCGTTCGCGACTGCTTCGCGCGGATCGAGGTCGCGGTCAAGAACATCGACAACCGCGAGCACGACCTGTTCGACAGCGACGGGTACTTCCAGTACCACGGCGGCATGGTCGCGGCGGTGCGCGCGCTGAGCGGCCGGGACCCGAAGGCGTGGGTCGGCGACAGCGCGGACCCGGCGCGCGTCCGGGCGCTGTCGCTGGCCGAGGAGGCGCGGCGCGTCTTCCGGGCGCGCGTGACGAACCCGCGCTGGATCGGCGCCATGGTACGGCACGGCTACAAGGGCGCGTTCGAGCTCGCGGCGACCGTCGACTACCTGTTCGGCTACGACGCGACGACGGGCGTCGTCGACGACTGGATGTACGAGGCGATCGCGGACAAGTACGTGCGCGATCCCGACGTCGGCGCGTTCCTGAAGCGGTCGAACCCGTGGGCGCTGCACGCGATGGCCGAGCGGCTGCTGGAGGCCGCCGAGCGCGGGCTGTGGGCGGCGCCGGAGCCGGGGACGCTGGAGGCGCTCCAGGAGCAGCTATTGGATGTTGAAGCACAACTCGAGGAAGCGGGAGAGCCGGCGCCATGAGCAAGACGATGGGGTTGGTTCCGGCGATCCGGCCCGTGGACGAGGCGGCGCGCGAGGCCGCGCTGGCGCGCCAGGCGCAGCTGCTCAAGCCGCCTGGGTCGCTGGGACGGCTGGAGGAGGTCGCGGTCTGGGTCGCGGGCGTGACCGGCCGGGAGCGTCCGGTGCCGCGGACGCGGGTCGTGATCGCGGCCGCCGACCACGGCGTCGTCGCCGAGGGCGTCTCGGCGTTCCCGCAGGAGGTGACCGGGCAGATGCTCGGCGCGTTCGGCGCGGGGTTCGCGGCGATCACGGTCCTGGCGGCCCATGCCGGCGCGGACGTGGTGCTGGTCGACGCGGGCGTGATCGACCCGCCGGAGGGCGTCGCCGGCGTCGACGTCGCCCTGCCCGCGCCGTCGCGCAACCTCGCGGTCGAGCCGGCGCTGGCCGACGACGAGGTCCGCAGCGCGGTGCGCGCCGGCCGCGCGATCGCGGCGCGGGCGGCGGCCGACGGGATCGACCTGGTGATCGCGGGCGAGATGGGCATCGGGAACACGACGCCGGCCGCGTGCCTGACCGCGGCGCTGTGCGGGCTGCCGGCCGACGCGGTCGTCGGCCGCGGGACCGGGGTGGACGACGAGGGCCTGCGGCGCAAGCGCGCGGTGATCGAGCGCGCGCTGGACCGGCACGTGGACGCGGCGGACGGCGATCCGCTGGAGCTGCTGCGCCGCCTCGGCGGCGGCGAGCTGGCGGTGCTGTGCGGCCTGGCGCTCGGCGCGGGCGAGCACGGGCTGGGCCTGATCTGCGACGGCGTCATCGCGACGGCCGCGATCGCGGTGGCCACGGAGCTGGCGCCGGAGCTGGGCGGCCGGCTGCTGGCCGGCCACCGCTCGGTCGAGCCGGCCCACGAGCACCTGTTGTCGCGGTTGGGCCTGCGCCCGCTCGTCGAGCTGGACCTGCGGCTGGGGGAGGGCTCCGGCGCGGCGACGGCGCTGCTGCTGGTCCAGGCCGCGTGCGCGCTGCACGACGGGATGGCGACGTTCGCCGAGGCGGGGGTGAGCGGATGATCGCCGCGGACGCGCCGCGCTTCCCGCTGTCGGCGATCCTCGCGCAGGACGACCTCGTCACCGCGCTGCTGCTGTGCGCCGTCGACCCGGCGCTCGGCGGCGTGCTCGTCCGCGGCGAGCGGGGGACGGCGAAGACGACCGCGGTCCGGGCGCTGGCCGCGCTGCTGCCCGAGCAGGAGGTCGCGGTCGGCTGCGCCTATGGCGTCGCGCCCGGCGAGGCGTGCCCGTGCGACGAGCGACATGATGGTGTTGCGCGCCGGGCCGCGCCGATGGTCGAGCTGCCGCTCGGCGCGACGGTCGAGCGCGTCGTCGGCGCCCTGGACGTGCGGCGCGCGCTGGGGGCCGGCGAGGCGGTCTTCGAGCCGGGGCTGCTGGCCGCGGCGCACCGCGGCGTGCTGTACGCCGACGAGGTCAACCTCCTGCCCGACGCGGCGGTCGACGTCCTGCTCGACGTCGCGGCCTCGGGCGTCAACGTCGTCGAGCGCGACGGGCACGGCGTGCGCCATCCGGCGCGGTTCCTGCTGGTCGGGACGATGAACCCGGAGGAGGGCGAGCTGCGCCCGCAGCTGCTGGACCGCTTCGGGCTCGGCGT contains:
- a CDS encoding dihydrodipicolinate synthase family protein, with the protein product MRFPGIIPAAVTPFTADDQVDVEALKGNLKGLFEAGCTGVVATGTMGEAGQLSDAERRLVVETCVEVAAAASAFVVVGVSAGSTAAAVANARAAAAVGAGAVMCLPPLHYPGTHDEMVAFYQAVDAATGDLPIMLYNNPGASGVDLSPQVIEEVAAEVPGIVAVKECSGDARRIAELLGRTELEILVGGDDWALEGYAAGAAGWVSGVANVAPAECVELARLVEAGQLAEARTLYTRLLPLTRLDMTPHLVQYFKGAMDAVGLRGGVARGPRLPLDDAQRAILDAAVAALRAPVTA
- a CDS encoding FadR/GntR family transcriptional regulator — translated: MRQRYEQVADRLVEDLRRGTLRPGARLPGERDLAATLGVGRASVREALGALAVRGIVETRPGAGSFITDDAAERLAASDALPVGLALPADAGPDALLAARRAFEPEIAALAAARGPGSDPIIDELLAAMEQSADPSDAEQRRRWSDADRAFHRQLAVATGNPVILAVADHLASLMDQPLWRQLRDESTAVPGRTTLQLAEHRLIAAAIADGDAAAARTHTAQHIDRARRFMALD
- a CDS encoding aldehyde dehydrogenase (NADP(+)), which produces MSATIKAVDPRTGIGIAEYPEATRDDVDAAVAAATSAATDPALADPARRAALLRAIAQRLQQREDQIVALAGSESGLPPARLQGELARTTGQLRAFADVLDRGAHLDAIIDTADPAATPPRPDIRRTTVPIGPVAVFGASNFPLAFSTAGGDTASALAAGCPVVVKGHPAHPGTSTLVAGEIAAAVADAGLPEGTFGHVLAADHAIGGALVDHPDVRAVAFTGSGAGGRALMDRAAARPVPIPVFAEMGSLNPVVVTEAAIDARTDAIVAALTGAIANFGGQLCTKPGLVLVPEGDAGSAFTDALAAAIGAREREVLLAQPVRDGLGRGLQALESAPGVAKLTDAEAIDRGAGFHARPSLYRAAAGDLGTVGTLGEEHFGPAAVVLTYTSIEDAAAALVRAGGQLTATVHAQPQDHQQLQPLIDAAARVAGRVVFDGVPTGVAVTWGMHHGGPYPAASDGGAHTSVGMTALRRFQRPVAFQDAPQELLPPELRDGNPMRIVRRVDGVLET
- a CDS encoding histidine phosphatase family protein, yielding MSERYPQRAWTLPDDATEVLLVRHGASQDAVPGEPFELLEGHANPALSPIGEQQARLVGARLARRPPDTLFVTSLQRTAQTARPLIEATTLAPTVVPELSEVRLGEWEGGELRVRTAKGDPLVRTIFEEQRWDVIPGAEPAEAFAERVRKGINKVVDGTGPGRVAAAVVHGGVIGELARQATGAPPLAFIHAENTSISRLVVFGDGRWLLRSFNDTTHLNDED
- a CDS encoding histidine phosphatase family protein, which gives rise to MSLRVLFICHAATADTRRAVFGGDGPLLDGASRRVADLAAHLPRARSVLRSGATCCAETADALGLGEVAVVSSAVGDWDFGAWRGRPLAEVEVADPDGVVAWRADPARAPHGGETLVDVLGRVRAWLDGLEGEGTRTVVTHASVIRAAVVCGLEVPEEAFWTIDVAPTSVTELRRRGTRWRVARINWEPALFRDPRPTARRTPVEATR
- a CDS encoding adenosylcobinamide-GDP ribazoletransferase; translated protein: MSETTTAAVAPAVAPFAGARLAIAFLTIVPTGRVEGLGAAWLSRAAPWFPVVGALVGGVAAGACALADAAGVSPAVAGALAIVAAIVFTRGLHEDGLADTADGLGVHGTRERRLAAMKDSAVGAHGALAMACALLVAALALAALDAAHAARALVAAHVASRAAMVVAAAALPNARAGAGLGRSLAVAPRAAVVATALAAATFVVAGAPAALGAAAVALLAALAVQVRAFGGRTGDTLGATGKVVEVAVLVALSGAWS
- a CDS encoding cobyric acid synthase, with product MTGGALLVCGTASDAGKSLVTAGICRSLARRGVRVAPFKAQNMANNSAVTASGAEIGRAQAMQAAACGIEPEAAMNPVLIKPAGETSSQVLLMGKPYADATARSYQELKASLEAPVLAALDGLRARFDAVICEGAGSPAEINLRARDLANMGLARAADIPVLLVGDIDRGGVFASLVGTLAVLDAEDQRHVAGFLINKFRGDASVLAPGLEMLSGLTGRPTLGVLPWREGLWLDAEDSLALEAPALAPAPPIGADTLDVVVVRLRWMSNFTDVDALAAEPGVGVRYSRSPVDVERADLVVVPGTKATVADLERLRRDGLDVALARRAAAGAPILGICGGYQLLGHRIEDDVESRSGVVNGLGLLPVDTVFDPTKLLRRQAGVAAPTWLGGAAVSGYEIRHGQPRPHAGGAAPGESLLTTAAGAPEGWAHGAVLGTSWHGLLEGDAVRRALLAWVAGERGRSWLPGDTPFAAVRERRLDVLGDLVDEHVDRDALDALLAGGVVDGLPSLDLQRTACSAS